Part of the Leptodactylus fuscus isolate aLepFus1 chromosome 6, aLepFus1.hap2, whole genome shotgun sequence genome, ctccctcagacacatattgtagccgcgatgtgatgacgtcatcacatcgcggctacaaatgccggaggccggagctcagcgttaaagccggagctgagctgtgacagctccggctttaaacgcctatgtatttcatctcatcggcgtcctaccgccgatgagctgaaatacataggcgtttaaagcaggagctgtgagctcagctcctgctttagcgctgagctctgttggagtcgggacatgccgaccgggaccattttgttaggtcccggccgcgccgcggggccccgggcggttgcccggctcgcccggccctggatctgcccctggtTTCAGGgcatcccaccattcgactcaggagagtcaccaagtccactatgacaccccagcaaatgatgccaacgcctctggaatacaactgagacagcaggggaagcatgtctgggggcatctaacacaccaaagaccctctattaccccaacatcacagcctaacaactacacactttacacattccaaaaaacctctatcaaagtgggaaaatacctggaaaccttctttactccccaaatggatgaacacaaaccccaatttaagttcAACAAACATCAACAagcactcctttaaatcacgttgaccatgacaaccacggatggaatagacaatgggaaatccttcagtcctcacccttaattgtcattgtttatgtgtgtgtgatgtggtgagacctccaaaaattcccttttcttcccttaacgtgagcccttccaaattaagttacatcGTGCAtgatgggcggggataaacgatgtgaCATCAgtttcgggcacgcctgcctcttctgtcttcttgtagtaacgccctctggttccatgtCGTCTTCCGGCTTCTCCTCTTCAAATcccgtgcctgcgtagtagcgcttccctccgaagcgctactgcgcaggctcactcgccattttacttaatggcagttcgcgagtgagcctgcgcagtagcgcttcagagggaagcgctactacacaggcgtgggatttgaagagaagaagccggaagacacggaaccagagggcgttactccaagaagacagaagaggcaggcgtgcccgaagatgacgtcgcatcgtttatccccacccatcgtgcacgatagataagttttgcatatatgttttaatgcttttatttaaaaacgggaccgggatttaatataacatttacggtgcctgaatagcctttttaaaggctattcacgcatatgtggggctctaacaGCAGAATTTTgttgatggagcccctttaaagggcctaaaactctgcaggtagaggctgaagtcacctgaagggcctcaatctctgctggtagctcagggCCTCtaacctattcgatcgaacggcgtttgctcatctctaatgatgagatcagggctatatctgtgtggTAAATAACAATCATGACAATGTGGATAATGAAGATGCAGTGCAAGCGTGCAAAGGTAGGTATAGTCAATGAATCCTCCGGAAGAAGGCAGTCgcgccgaaacgcgcgttgggGTTGGGTCTCTGCTCTCCTCCAGGTTTACTTACCTCTTCACTATGGGTATGTGCGTGTTCATTCACAATTTATCTTTCACCTACTGCTCTATCTGCTAATGTTATGGTCTCCGGCCACTGATAGGACTTCCTCTGATATTCCCTACCTTTGCACGCTTGCGCTGCATCTTCATTATCACACTTGTGATGTTACTTTGCCTGTATAATTTAGCAGGTTTTAGCACATTTATTTATatgatactagcttttacccgcgacttcgtctgcggtgtttggagaattgggtggagacagacgtgtgaaactgtcagagcatttgagaaatcttgctatagaaatctttgtatttttggatttatttatttatttatttttttttttaggtcaggtGGTAGATGGTAAACTTGAAATGGAAAGTTGCCGGGTCGGGGCTGAGTGGCGGTGCGGGCCAGATTGTGTGTGCGCTCTGCGGTCTGATGTGTGCcgtgcgggccagactgtgtgAGGGCTCTGCGCGGGAACTGTGCGTGTGGCATCATCAGTGAATCAGTGAAGTTGGTGTGAGTGGCCAAGTGGTGGCGCGCGGCTGATAAGAGAAGATGGCGGTGGCATGCGGCTGATGAGAGAAGATGGCAGTGGCAGAGCGGGACCTTTGTTTTTGGGGTTATGTGAGTGTGTAAGGtgtggaaatacatgtaaatgtgatggagtggggttagggctaccttagaggcaacaatatggagtgtggaggtattttggggctggaaatgcaaggaagtgtgtgtgtgtgtggggggggggggggctaggagtcctacttttgggactgtcctgctaaggagccatgttgtttagcggcacGAAAAATagcaatattagtaggatatactgcATTGCCTTTTAGTGTGGCTTGGTTATATTTACGTCAATATTCCCTATTTTTTGCCTTTGCTGTTTGGTACACAACCATCAGTATTTACAGGGACCTATAGAAGATTATATTACTACCTTGATGCACTTTTAGTCTACTCCTAGTAGTTTTTAATGTGATGTGCACGTGatgtgtggataagatgtcggaataggctttagaaaggctattcgtctcttacctttagacgtggtctcaaacagcgatgagggcgtctccaccgctgccagagaagtgtctgcaagcgccgcctccttcttcgtccgccgcgtcatgttcaatgtcttcttccggcacaggcttgtaacctagcagagcagagcagactgcgcaggcgcacaggtaaaaaccggtatttctgaggaacggcacagcagagaccacgtctaaaggtaagagacgaatagcctttctaaaggctattccgacgtcttatccacaaaaaaaaaagttttaatggtagaatccctttaataaaatctaCTTCTATATctgtggggccatatcatcacctccaggactcctcctccaaagggcaaaggtcataccaaatattgatgggatttacattttgtTATCTGGAAACAAACTATTAACTCTTCTGTTTCTGAAGACATTCTCACTTTGTGGGATGTTTCcacgcctgcctaaaacttttgcacactcCTTTGTATAATCATTTCTGGGGCATACTTTAGTCTATATTGCAGCCTTCTATTTCCAGCAGAAGTTAGAAAGAACGGCTCCATAAATCTCATTCCATATAAATAATGGGCCGCTCTTGCCCCAATTTTAGATTGTCCCGGTCCGAAAATTTCATGCCAATAAATGTGAATATATCAGAACTCACCGACAAGAAGAAAGTACAGAAGGGTTCTGTTTAATACAGTGTGAATACTCTCCCAGAAAACACCCTATAATTCAAGTGTAAATGTAAACCGTAACAATCCCCGTCCTCCGTGACTGTTCACATTGGACAGGTTTCATGAGGTGGAGTCTGACAATCATATGACAAAGCTGATATGGATGAGAAATATAAAACCAAACGTGGAATATAAAAGTCCTTAGAACTTGTAGTGCAACCGTGAGAAACATTCACATTGGTTAGAAACACGTAATGCTGACACTGATAGGGCTACAATAACCGGCGGCCatcggagtctgtcagcagaccaTCGAGCTATAACCTAATCCCAGTcccttgtagggctgtcagcacagGTTACATTGAAAAGGGGCTTTAGGGGCGTGGCTTTCCATGAACGGGCTACAccatctgctgctgctaactccCGCTTAGCCCCGCCCCTGCTTATTGAGTAACATCTCTCTCCtcggcctcagcacacagtactgcacATGTCTGATGACACGCTACCCCCATCAAAATCCAGAATTGTTCACTTCTGGCCgcagtgtgacatcatcagacatgcGCAGAGTACGGTATGTCCAATAACAACACACTGCACCCAGAAATGAAGGAGGAGCGAGAGCCAGTCAATCAGCGGGGGTGGAGCAGAGCAgtagttagcagcagcagatagtgaagcccactgAAGGAAAGCCCCGCCCTTAAATTGCTGTTCATTTGCATAAGGATAAAAGGCGATTTTTAAGAATGGAGCCGCAGTCTGGAATACGTAAACTGTGCTAACAGCCCTACATAGTACTGGGATTAGTTAATTACTCAATATTttactgatagactccctttagagAGGACCGGTCACCTCTCCcaagtctattttagtaaatatataCTCCACATAATGATATATCCATTCTGAAGCATATTGTCTTATACAGTCgggttgttcctctgttattcctactagaaatTGTATAGATTGGGGGCGTGTCCCTGCACATGCTGATATTGTCCAATCAGTGCTCACACTGGCAGGCACAGTACAGACACCCCCCCAATGGGATGTtatcagagtcagcgctgattggacagtgtcatcaTGTGGAAGGACACTCCCCCAAATTacacatacatttccaggaggaataacagagaccCAACAcaaagttataagaaaagatgctccagaattgttgttTTATAGAGAATATAATAAAACAGACAAGTCAGGGGAGGCGACAGGTCCTCTTTGAGTCACTATTTTGGGGTGAATATCCAGATTCGTAACCCCAATACTTCACATAATAGGGGTATTTGCCTCTAATATATGGCAGATATTGGTCCGTGTGTATCAGGACAATAGCAGATCTTAGGGATCAGTCTGATACTCGTACATTTGGGGGGATGGGTCTTTCACAGCAGGATGACGTCTACACAGAGACTTGTTGTATCTGACATTAAAGgcctatgctgggagttgtagtcctcatGTCTGGCGGTGCTGGAGCAGCTTTCacttctccttttcttctttttcttttccagTTTCTTGGGTCATTTTATTTCCAATTATCGGTAGAGTCTGAAGAAATCTTGTGGTCACCTGATCAATGTCTCGGTTACGGATATAGCAGAGAAAGGTGGTCCAGAGGAAAGCGCACACCCCGATGTAGGCGGTTCTGATGACGGGAGGTACGATGCTGAAATTTATCGTCTGGAAAtgaaaaaatacaccaaaatgtAGACAATACAGAGAAATGGACAACACTAGGACTGTCGCTGAGAGACGAACCAGTAACGGGAATGGGGGGGTCCCAGGTGGTCCTGGTTGTATAAGATGATGGCCGACTATAGCACTTGGCTATGCTTGACAATTCCATAGGCATCAAATAGAGTGCCCAACGCAAACAGGGTATACAAGACCCCAATACTAGTGATCGGTGGGTTTCCCAACAATGGGTCCCCCAGTGTTCAGACACTTAACACCTATGGGGAACCCCTATAAATCGTTTCCATAGTCAGAAACATCTCTAACCAGCTTCGGTGAATgggcagtattatccccccaaaTAGGGTCACCTCGATCATACACCCCTTACCTGAAACACGGTCCAGCATAACACTCCAGTCTGTAAATAGAGAAAAAACAAATTCCCATTAGAGTaagatatacatatattatatagagtagaTATATTCTGCACGGATTTTGGGCAATTGCCTGTATTATATTAAGGGGTTGTACCGTTAGGGTACCTtggtctccttgtgaatggagcaccagttccATACAAGTAAATGGAGCGGCGgtcacactggtgctccattgaCACCACCCCCACCACAGGTAGTGACGATGGCATAGTTTAATGCCTCATATGCCAGAAAAATGGCGTACGAGGTAGGATTACGGTAATCTCTCTAGTGAGTCATCTCCTGACTACAGGCCTCTATTGTCCATGTGGCTGCTATAAAGCAAATCTCTGAATCTAATTCAGACGCAGCTATATTACCTTGTAAGTTGGCACAAATTTCTCTTTAAGGTTTTTAAAGACGTCTTCATCTCCATCCAGAAGACTTAAACCTGTAAAATAAATGGGACTTTAATAGGGCAACAAAACCTCTGCCAAAATGGTGATCTTATGTGCGATCATGAATGCctgccaccagtggcgtaactaggaatggcggggccctgtggcgaacttttgacatggggccccccgaccgacaccgaatacctcgaccgaccccctcctacgcattcctgtgtgctctattatgccccttagtggcccctgcacacagtattatgccccatagtggcccctgcacacagtattatgccccatagtggcccctgcacacagtattatgccccatagtggcccctgcacacagtattatgccccatagtggcccctgcacacagtattatgccccatagtggcccctgcacacagtattatcccccatagtggcccctgcacacagtattatcccccatagtggcccctccacacaatattatcccccctaatgtcccgggccctgtggcaactgcctctgctgctatggcggtagttacgccactgcctgccgCCATTATGGGGCTGAGAACACCACATGACCGTCCACATACCTCGATAGTTAGGTCAAATATACACTTGTAGGCTTCACCCCCTCCCGACATCTACCCTTATAGTATGAGGATGTCAGGCATTTAAACATGGCGGTCACTCAGCCGCCGAGCGGGTGTCATAGCAGCCAAGTTCCCCCCGCTTTACAGGCCGAGACCCCAGTGGCAATGTCTGGATTCACCGAGACTGGTCACAGACATTTAACTCTTCAGATGCCTCAGTCAATTGTAAATGCACCGCCATACTGAATGAGACGACCGTCCCCCAGAGCGTACTGAAGGCCCCTGGGCCTGTCATTGTTCCAATTCTATTACACGGTGCCAGAGGCGTCTCATACTGGGAACgctttagtggaaaaaaaaagtggtaaatCTTTGTTTCATGTCCCCAAAGTAAtgaaataaaaattgatcaaaatgtCAGACATTCCTCAAAATAGCATAAAGAAATGCGACAAATAAAtctgaggaaaaaaaaaccctacaaaaaatatacagaaaaaaaaaagatatgataTCAGAATACGGAGACTCaaagaaattaaaaatttggAATTTTTGTAAAAgtaataacaaaaactatataacttTGCCATCGCTGTGATCGCACTGATCCACACAATATGGGTAACATGTTCTAGAgaatactaaaaaataaaaataaaggaaacaacaaaagatttttttttcctaattccaAATTTTTtacatggaatattaaatgatgccagtggaaagtataatttgtcctgcaaaaaataaggctATATGGTTCCTGCTGGTTcttggcttaggagtccagtgggcggtcctactcagtgactgacagaCTTCCTAGTATGAATGTgtatagagatagctgtcaatcactgtgtaggtccgcccactggactcttgagCCCAGAATCCATAGAGATTTAGTTTATAATCTACTGGACCTTTTCCCACaatcctatatatcaatctgctcggctcctcctgctctataacatgcccaCTGATCAATGTCATACAATGTAATATCCTACACGACATTCAACCTTACCTGTGTAGAAAGCGCTGATGGTGATGGGCGCAGCCATTAACTGGTCGCACGCCACCTTCCTTATGACATTCTTCGGTGCTGACCCTGGAAATGTCCTTTCTATAAATCTTAACCAAAAGAAGTTAAAATTAGCATGAAAGCAAAACCCCACAATGCCGACTTTGGCCGTCTGCTTCCAATCCAGCGGCTCATTCGGTCCCTTGGAGAGTTTTTGCTGTACGACGTCCGCTGATGCAAATAGGGAGCCGTAAATGGTCACGTTTGTCAACCAGGGGTGTCTTTTAGTGAACTGTAGAAAAGCACGCATGTTTTCTAGAGTGATGTAGATGACTAGGGTCCGGAGTCACGAGCAGGGTCTGGAGGTGCGGGAAGGGTCCGGAGATACGGGAAGGGTCCAGAGATGTGGGCTGTGCGTGTCACTTTAAAAGGTCAAATTTCTGCTCCTTTCATTTACGGTACACCTTTTGAATCTTACAGGATTTGGGACATTTACAATCACATTAATGTAATGAAAGACTATAGGATGACGGGCGGTCTTGTAGATGTTGTATATGGTCCCTATTTCTGTTCACATTCACTTTGGTCACCAGTCCTAGAAAGTGCAAAAACACCACATTAGGGCAATGTAACAAACAAGTggtcaattatatatatatatatatatatatatatatatatatatatatatatatatatatatatatatatagtagaaaaaaatgcagaagcagcacagcatacaaaccgggtgcaaagccaaactggaaggtggctaatcttcaactttatatagaaaatggaaaaaatggcagcactccaatatttagaaaaagtgtggatttattccaagcagcgacgtttcggttcttatctgaacctttctcaagcaaaaAAGTGAGGGAAAACCACCAGTTTAAATAACAACCACATCATATGGTGCATAATTACAATTAATTAGTTAGCATGTGGATACAATGCAACACAACATCAAAACACACTTAGGTGGAGTgaaagatacagtgtaacaaagtgttataaatatacgatgatctagtaacatttttcagatcaatataagtgacacatatatataaaatcacatcatatataaaatataaatatgaggaggaggaacatccacttgctttcactagtatcatgggcgtttattcatacattgcagtgtccaAAAGTGACTACTGTGCAAAatcagaaaaaacataaaaaacatgcctTCCCAGGCTGAATATATCAATCATAGTATATCCCTGCACGCACAGAGTAAAATAAAGTCATGTGCGGCATACCAAAAGCTGGCATCCACCCAGACTACCCAGTGCACTTGTGTAAACCTGCATGTTAAAAAACAAGCAGACACAGTGCATCTACATAGTCAGGTGTTGCTATagccagaaaagaaaaaaaagaaaaactacaaaaaaatgaaataaaaaaaacaaaatttttttttaaaaaatgttaaaataaataaataaataaaataaatgaataaataaataaatcaaaaataatttaatctaaaccataaagtataaacaaataataatatggcccaaaattaaagaaatattttttaattttttttattttttagctatAGTCCAATTGAAGGGTATATTATGGCAGACCTACATCAGCGTCGCACAAACGACCCGAATATATTACCGCCCAAGAGGTCAACCAGACTGAAAAAGAGGACCGAGGGTATACCAATAGGGGACACCCTCCATCCCCCTGGCCAAACACACATACAAACTGCCATAGATCGCATGCATATCAGCCCACAATCTTTGGGACCCATAACCCAATTAGGACAGTCAAGAAAATTAAATAGACCATGAATATTTGTTATagaataatgaagaaaaaataagaaataaataaaaaataaaataaataaaaattaaataaatatatatttatatgtatacatataaataaacaaatcaATATTAAAGCAAAACAAGTAAATCTATATTCAAAGCCatgggaagcatataaaaagacaaaaagttttttattagtataaacagctataaaaaaaccagcaaaaacgTCCATGTTAGCGTAGTTGGATGTACGTCCTCCAAAATCCTCTTCATAAATTTAAAAGTGAGTGAGTAGAAGGTGTATGTGTCTCCAAGTgcaaaaaatacaattctagaaaaagaaaaagaaaaaaattaataaacaaatCACTAATTACAGAAAGGAAGATAGAGACCAAAGAGAATACATAAAGTCACAGGGCAACCGAACCATCTAAATTAATGTGGACAACTTATAATCAACATTTAATCCAAAAGGTTTTAAAGTATTTAATCTGAAGATCCACTCCATCTCTTTTCTTTTGAGTATCTTTTCTCTATCACCTCCTCTCCTGAGAGGGGGAACACAGTCAATGATCCTAAATCTAAGTTGAGATTCAGAATGTTTAAGATCTGAGAAATGTTTGGAAACTGGCAGGTCTTGTTTTCGTTTCCGAATAGTATATCGATGTTGATTCAATCTAGTCTTTGCATCGAGAGTCGTTTCGCCTATATATACCAACCCGCATGGGCAGGAAAGCATATATATAACATGATCTGAATCACAAGTCAAATAATGCTTAATCTTATACTCTACTCCATTGTGTATAAAATGATTCCCCTTAATCATAAGGGAACAGTTCACACACCCACAGCAAGGGTAGCAACCCTTCCTAACTACTCCTGTTAAAGTGGTTTGTCTGCTGCTCTTAAAACTGCCTACATCTGAACAGACCAATTGGTCTTTCAGATTTCTAGCTCGCCTATAAGAAAAAAGTGGAGGGGCACGAAATTCTGGCAAATTGACTGCACACATGCGCAAGACTCCCCAATGTTTGCGTACAATATCTGAAATCTGATTGCTCATGCAATTAAAAGTAGAAACAAATGGAATCCTATTGTTTTCAGAGTGTCGTGTAGATCCCCTTAGTAATTGTTCCCTACTGTATTGCTCAGCCCTACATCTGTTTCTAGAAATAACATCAATGGGATATCCTCTATTTTTGAATTTAACTGCCATGTTATCCAAATCACCCTGCAGTTGTTCAACCTGACTATCAATCCTCTTCACACGTAAGAATTGTGACAGGGGAAGGCTCCTGACCATTGATCGTGGGTGACCACTTTCATATCTCAATAAATTATTCCTATCTGTAGGTTTCTGAAAGATACGGGTAGAGAAACTCCCATTATCATAGCCAATTAACACATCCAAAAATTGTAACTGATCTCTTGCATATGTCACTGTAAATTTAATGTCTGGATCAATAGTATTCAGATATTGATGAAATGCATCAAGTTGTAATACTGTACCAGTCCAAAGGAGGAAGACGTCATCTATGTATCGCCACCACCCAAGCACATGTGTGAAGTGGTGGGACACATAGACAAAGTCCTCCTCCAGGACAGACATAACAATGTTAGCGTACAATATGGCGTCCACGTACGCTAACATTTCTACTTTTAATTGCATGAGCAATCAGATTTCAGATATTGTACGCAAACATTGGGGAGTCTTGCGCATGTGTGCAGTCAATTTGCCAGAATTTCGTGCCCCTCCACTTTTTTCTTATAGGCGAGCTAGAAATCTGAAAGACCAATTGGTCTGTTCAGATGTAGGCAGTTTTAAGAGCAGCAGACAAACCACTTTAACAGGAGTAGTTAGGAAGGGTTGCTACCCTTGCTGTGGGTGTGTGAACTGTTCCCTTATGATTAAGGGGAATCATTTTATACACAATGGAGTAGAGTATAAGATTAAGCATTATTTGACTTGTGATTCAGATCATGTTATATATATGCTTTCCTGCCCATGCGGGTTGGTATATATAGGCGAAACGACTCTCGATGCAAAGACTAGATTGAATCAACATCGATATACTATTCGGAAACGAAAACAAGACCTGCCAGTTTCCAAACATTTCTCAGATCTTAAACATTCTGAATCTCAACTTAGATTTAGGATCATTGACTGTGTTCCCCCTCTCAGGAGAGGAGGTGATAGAGAAAAGATACTCAAAAGAAAAGAGATGGAGTGGATCTTCAGATTAAATACTTTAAAACCTTTTGGATTAAATGTTGATTATAAGTTGTCCACATTAATTTAGATGGTTCGGTTGCCCTGTGACTTTATGTATTCTCTTTGGTCTCTATCTTCCTTTCTGTAATTAGTGatttgtttattaatttttttctttttctttttctagaatt contains:
- the MPV17L gene encoding mpv17-like protein yields the protein MRAFLQFTKRHPWLTNVTIYGSLFASADVVQQKLSKGPNEPLDWKQTAKVGIVGFCFHANFNFFWLRFIERTFPGSAPKNVIRKVACDQLMAAPITISAFYTGLSLLDGDEDVFKNLKEKFVPTYKTGVLCWTVFQTINFSIVPPVIRTAYIGVCAFLWTTFLCYIRNRDIDQVTTRFLQTLPIIGNKMTQETGKEKEEKEK